The genomic region TATCTATAACTCTAATTCCTGACATTTCTTCAAGAACGCGTATTTGAGATCCTGACAAATCATCATCAAAAATTAATAGTGTTATGTTCCTATGATAAATAGAGTTTAATATTTCTTTAATTTTTCCCTTACCTATGTAATACACAGAATCAGCCTTATCTCTATTTTGAAAAAACATATCTTTAACATTTATGTTGCAAGCATAAGCTAACTCTCTTAATTCTTCAAGACTTTCAAGAGTATCACACCCTATTAAAACACAATTATCACTAATTTCATTTTCATATATTTCAACTTTAAAATTCTTCTCTATGTCTTGAATCTTAGAGAAAATATTAAAATCTAAATAATCTTTTAAATTATAAAAAACATACTCTTCATACTCATTATCACCATTATTTAACATTCCTATTGAAAACCCATTGAATAAATTTTCATCAGTAACATTAACTGCTGATATTGCATCCAATCTTAAATTCTTTAAACTTGCAATATCAACATCCGACAACTTAGGGGATGAATTTAAATGTGTATGAATTACCCTGCATCCACTTAACTTCTTTTTATCCTTTAAATCAATATGAATCTTTGCATCAGCATTTGTTCCAATCGAAATACTATGAACATTTCCATTTCTTAATAAAACAATACATATTTCCTTGTTAATCTTAAAACTTATTTCACATATCTTATATAAAATTTCTTCGCTAATAATTAAATTCTTATCAAGTCTAATATCATATATATCTTCAAGTTCATTAAGATAACTTCTTTTAATACCATTCGTATCACCGTATATCATAGAATCACTCCTAAATCATAATTATAATTTTTCAAAAACTACTCACTCTGAAAGTATAGATTATTAATTTCATGAAAGAATTAAAAATATAAGTCAAATAAAAAATAATTACAAGTATCCTTGAATTTTATATTTGTTTCGATATTGCCATATTTACATTTTTTTTTGATAGTTATATAATTTAATGGATTACCTAATTAAACAAGGAGCAAGAATTTACTAGGAGGAATATATGTCAAATAATAATTCTAGCAATAGTTCAAACTTAAATAACGAAGACAAAAATAGTGAAACTATTCAGAATAATATTAATAATAAAAGCAGTAAAAAAACAAAAAAAATTATTACAACGTTTCTAATTTTCTTATTAGCTATATTTTTAATTGGTGCTATTACTGTTTTTGGATTTACTTTTGCAATAATTAAGACTTCTCCTCCATTAACTATAGAGGCCGTTACTGATCTTGATCAAGCATCACAACTCTTTGATGCTGATGGCGAGTTTATGGATGAAGTATTAAAAGCTGAAAAAAGGTATGTAATTTCATTAGATGAAATGCCTCTTCAATTACGGAATGCATTTATCGCTATAGAAGACGAAAGATTTTATCAACATTCAGGGATAGATATACAACGTATAATAAGTGCGGTAATAACTGATATTAAGAAAATTTTAAATAAACAATCAGGATTGCATGGAGCTTCTACATTAACCCAACAAGTTATTAAAAATAATATTCTCACTAATGAAGTATCTGTGGTTAGGAAAATACGTGAAATTTATTTAGCCTTGGAATTAGAAAAACAAATGTCAAAAGATCAGATATTAGAAATATATTTGAACACAATATTTGTTGGTGGTAATGCTTATGGCGTTGAAGCTGGCGCATTACAGTATTTTTCGAAAAATGCAAAAGATCTTACACTTGCACAATCTGCATTCTTAGCTGGATCAACACAACATCCTACAAAATATTATTCGAGTGCTGTAAACTCTGAAGATAGTCAATTTTATAAAAATAGAGCGATAACAGTCTTGAATAAAATGCTCGAGCTTGGATACATTGGTCAAGAAGATTATAATAAAGCGGTTGAAGAAATAAATACTGATAAAATAGGCTTTGATATTAAAAAAGTTAATGATAGTTACAATTATGAATGGTTCGCAAGACCTGTGGTTGAAGAATTAACTAAAGATTTAAAGGAAGTTTACGGATATACTGATGAAGAAGTAAAACTTCACTTGAGAAATGATGGACTTAAAATTTACACTACAATGGATAAAAGTTTACAAGACCATGCTCAATATGTACTTGATAATGCAACAAGTTATATAAATTTAGCTGAATGGACAGATGAGAATGGTATAATTCAACCCCAAATGTCTGCCGTCGTTATTGATTTTAAAACTGGTCATACTAAGGCAATTATTGGTGGACGTGGAGATCAAGATGCTAACTCATATAATAGAGCTGCTTCTGATAAATTTTTGCGTTCCATCGGATCAACAACAAAACCATTAACAGCTTACACTCCTCTTATTGACTTAAAATTAGGTCATGCTGGAACAGGAGTTGAGGATTCACCTCTATCTAAAGAATTATCTTCAAAATATGGTGGCTGGAATCCAACAAACGAAGTTAAAAATAATTTTATAGGATACACAAATGTTAGATACTCTCTTGAAAGATCTATTAATTTATCAGCCATAAAAATAGTTGATAAAGTTGGAACAAAAAATGCACTAGAGTATGGTCAAAAATTCGGTTTACATTATAATGAAAATTCAAAAGATAGCATTGCAACATTAGCTTTAGGTCAATTTAATAATGATCCTAATAATTTAGATGGCGGTAACCCGTTAATTTTAGCTTCAGCATTTAGTGTTTTTGCAAATGGTGGTATTTTGACTGAACCTATAACTTATACCCACGTTGTAGATAAAAATGGTAAAGTAATATTAGAAAATAAACCAGAAAAAACCCAAGTCGTTTCTCCTGAAACTGCATATATAATGTACGATTTATTAAAAGGTCCTGTTGAAAGATATTCTTCTAGACCTGCTAAATTCGGTGATATACCTGTGGTTGGTAAAACTGGTACAACTGAAAATATCAAAGATTTATGGTTTGCAGGTACAACTCCTTATATGGCTGCCGCTATATGGATTGGAGCAGATAAACCTACAGAACTTACGGATAAATATGGTAAAAAACCTTTTAGTGGATCTACAGCCAGTGCATTATTCGGTAAGATCATGGAGAAAGCACATGAATCTCTTCCACCTGTAGAGATTCCAAGACCTGAAAATATAGTATCAGCAAACATTTGCAGTGTATCTGGACTATTGACTACTCAATATTGTGCCTCTGATCCTAGGGGAAGTAAAGTTTATACAGAGTTATTTATAAAAGGTACTGTTCCAACTCATACTTGTGACGTACACGTTCCTGTAACTATTAACTCTTTAACAGGAGCAATAGCTACAGCAAATACTCCTGAGTATCTAAAAGAAACTCGTGTGTTCCTAAATAGAAAATACACTCCTAGCGTATATTTGAGTGACCAAAAGTACGTTGCACCCAAAGTATACGATAATGGATCATATGAATTACCTGACAACGACGACAATTTAAATCAAGACGGAGTAGATCCAGATGAAGAATGGTTTGAAGATGAAAATAACACTCCAACCACTCCAGATGACAGTAATACATCAAATCCAGATAATAGTGATGCATCTGACAATAATACAATACCACCTATAGATAATAAGCCTCCTATAAATGATACAGAAACAGACATAGATGATCCACCATTAATTGAAGATATTCCTATCCTTCCTGATTTTGAAAATTCGAATAATGGTAGTTCTACGATAACTCCTTCTCCTCCTGGAGATGGAAATGGTTCTGGTTCTAATAACAGCACAGAAGTGCCACCAAATAATGATAATAATAATGAAAATACAGATAATACTAACAATGGTAATGGCAATACAAACAACAATGAAACTACTATTCAACCTCCATCTACACCAGATAACAATGATACTTCAAATGGGACCGAGATAGATAATGTTGAAAATGAAAGTCTAGATTCAGCTGATTTTGATTTCGGTTAAAATTTAAATTAAGGAGATTAAACAAATGAAGATAACTATAAAATATTGTACTGTTTGAAATCATCTTCCTAGAGTAGTTACTCTATTGAATAAAATACTAGATGAATACAAAACTAATATTTCTAATTTTGAACTACTTCCATCTGTCAATGGTGTATTCGATGTATTTATAGATGGTGCGTTAGTTTTCTCCCGTAAAGCTATTAATAGGATGCCTAATGAAAATGAAATTGAAGATTTAATCGCATCAAAGATGTAAAAAATTAAAAAGACCACATAACAGATTACAACCTCTGCTATGCGGTCTTTTTTATGTTTATTAAAGCAATATTTAATTTTATTATATCTGAAAAAATTTAACTTGTATTTTATTTTCAATATTTATAACTGCTAAACTTATTGGAAGGGAAAATCTCTTTGGACCAAAACTTCCTGGATTTAAAATCAATGTATTGTTTATATATTTTTCTGATGGATTATGAGTATGACCATGTATAACTATATCATAATTTATGTATTCCTCATTCATATAACTTAAATCATGTATAACATAAACATTAAGACTATCATTTATATTTAATTTTTTATTATCTGGGTATTTATTATGATCTAAATTAAAATCGTTATTTCCACTAACTGCCTCAACTTTACATATAGTTTCAAGCTCATATATTGTGCTTTCCTTCACTATATCTCCTGCATGAATAATAAGATCACAATCTCTAAAAAATTCATAAACTTCTGAGCGTATTAAACCATGTGTATCAGAAATAACCCCAATATTTTTTACCATAATACCTATATCCTCCTAAAAATAAAAAACTCCCATATTAACTTATAGGGAGTTTTTTGTGCAAATATTAATTTTTCTTCCACCATTTTTTTGAATTCTTCTTAGCATCTAACTTACTTCTTAAATATGGAATATTTTCATCAAATTTTGATGCTCTTTCTTCAAGCATTTCTAAAGTTTTATAATACATTGTTTCTTGTAACAATTGTTCCCTATCTTTCTCCATAAGAAATTGACTATTTTCGATTATAGACATCAATTTTTTAATCTGATTATCTTTCTCCTTAATCTGTTCTGTAAGAAGATTTATTGACTCATCTGGATTTTTTTTATCTAATAAAGATTCTTCATTAATATGTAAAGTCTCATCATCAATTTTAGAAGAATCAGTTGTAATTTCTATCTGTTCAATCTCAGGTTCATCTCTATCAATAATATCATTTGATGTTTCAATATCTTTGCACATTATATCAGTTAATATTTGTAATCCTGACTCATCTAAATATGTTTTTTTACTCTTGTAAATGATGCTTTCATTAAGTTCCTTTGTTTTCCTTAATTCTTCATAGATGTGTTTTTCTGACACATTAAATTTTTGTGATAATTCCTTAATGCTATACAATTTTTCCAAAGCCATTCCCCTTTTGTCCCATTTTTTTCCATAACTATATGTTCAATTATATAATATCCAAAAAATTTTTCAAATAATAATAATAAATATTTACATTATTTTAACTGTTTTAGATGAATATTTTTATTGTGTTTGTATCGAATATGCTTTTACAACGTTACTCAATAAATTAGTTACTGTTAATAATCCAACTCCACCTGGTACCGTTGTTATTTTTGAACACTTCTCTATGCAATCAAAAAAATCTACATCCCCACATAATTTATCATCTACAAAATTTATACCAACGTCTAAAATAACTGCATCATCTTTAATAAAATCACTTTTCAAAAAATTAGGCTGTCCTATACCAATAACCACAATATCTGATCTTAAACATATCTCTTTCAAATTATCAGTATAAGAATGACACACTGTTACAGTTGCATTATTTTGTAAAAATAAATGCATTAATGGTTTACCTACCAAATCACTTCTATTAATTACTGCTACATTTTTACCAGAAATCTCTATATTATTATGCTTTAATATTTCTATAACTCCTTGAGCAGTACATGGAACTAAACAATCTTGATTATTATAAAGTTTTCCTTTATTAACAATTGAAAATCCATCAACATCTTTCATATACAATATAGAATCATTTATAACTTGTGAATCAATATGTGATGGTAATGGAGATTGAACAATAATACCTGTTACATTATCACTTTCATTCAATCTATGTATAATTTTTAGCAATTCATCTTGACTCACTTTTTCATCTAGCTTTATCAATTCTGATTCAATTCTACATCTCTCACATGCCTTTAATTTGTTGTTAATATATGAATTACTTGCAAAATCATCACCAACTTGTATAATAACCAATCTTAATTTTAAGGAATTTTCCAATATAAACTTTGCTATACCTACTTCTTTAAGATCTCTATATTCCTTGCAATTAAGAATCTTATAAGAATAATCCTTCATGAACATCACCTCTTAATAATCATATAAAAATATTTTTCTAAACTCAAGTTTAAATAAATATAAAATCATACAAATCATTCTTTCCTTGGGTAATCAAACTATCTCTAATATGCTCATAATTACATTTGTCCACTATAAAAATATAACTTTTTCCCAAATCAGCAAACTTATCGTTAGTATATTCATAAATAATTGAATCTCCAATCTTAATATTGTTATTTTTTAAAATTTTGTACAATGTATTTGAATATTTACTCTTACCAACTATACATACCTCTCTATTTTTTATATAAGATTGTAAAAATTTAAGTTTAGATTTTAAAATCTCCTCATTATATTTTTCATTTAAATATTTTTGTTTATGAACAAATTCCGAATCAACCCTATTTAAATAAAATCTCTTTTCTATTATACCCACTTTAAAATTTTTACTTATCAAATTAAATATAAAATCTAAATCTTCAGAAGAATTGAGATTAATATTATACTTAACCTCTTCAAATATTTTTGCCCTACACATGAAAGTTCCATGACACATCCTGTGACCATTCAAAAACTTTATTGAAGAATTTTTATCATCAATCTTAAAATTAAATATATCTTCACACAATTTGACATCATCTTTATTCTTATAATCTGTTAACTCAACTTCAACAAAAGATCCAACCAATCCAACGTCACTGTTTTCTTTTAAATATTTAAGTTGCTTTTCAATACGATCTGGAAATGAATAATCATCTCCATCCATCCTAGCTATATAATCACCTTTTACATATTTAAGTAACTCATCAATTGAGTTTGCAACTCCTTTATTATCTCTAGAAACCAATCTTATATTTTTATTATGCATAGCATAATTTTCAATAATTGAAAGAGAACTATCAGTAGATCCATCATCCAAAATCAGTAATTCAATATTTTTATGAGTTTGATTTAAAACACTTTCAATTGCACCAGATAAATATTTTTCATTGTTATATACAGGCATTATTATAGAAACCAAAATATTTTTCAACTTTTATACCACCCTTTTATTAAACTAATTATTATAGAACATTATTATTATTTATCAATAAAATATTTATATACTAAATTTAAATATCAAGAAGGAGCAACTAAATGAATTTTTCAATTGATATAAGGGGATCTCATTTATATCATGGTACTGGAATAGGAACTTACACGAAGAATTTAATAACTCATTTACTTAAAATAGATAAAGAAAATTTCTATAATCTAATGTATTGCGGAAATAATTCTACTCAATTTAAACAATTAAACTCACAAATACATTTCATATCAAGAAAACATAGCTCGTATTTTGAAAAAACTTATATACCAAATTTGCTATACAAAAATAATTTATCGCTCTTTCATATGCCACAAAATGGGATTGGATATAAAGATCTCATCTTGTCAAAAAATTTTAAATCTATAGTAACTATTCACGATCTAATTCCTTACGTTCTTCCTCAAACAGTCGGAAAATCATATTTAAAAAACTTTCTAAAACAAATGCCATATATAATAGATGAAGCATCTGCAATAATAACTGTATCAGAATACTCAAAGCAGGAAATCATAAGATTTTTTTCAGTTGATCCTAATAAAATTTTTGTTACTCCTCTTGCTACAAACAAAAATTTTAGACCTCTAGATATTTCATATTGCAAAAATTTCTTAAAAAATAAGTTTGGTATTGATTATGATTTTATTTTATATATTGGTGGATTTAGTAAGAGAAAGAATATATATAATCTAATCTCGGCTTTTAAAAAAGCTTATAAAAATTTTAATAAACCACTAAAGCTCGTACTACTCGGAAAAATAAGAGAAGAGTTCAGAAATTTAACAAAGATAATTAGGAAAGAAAATCTTGAAAATGATATTATATTTACAGGATTTGTTGATGAAAATGATTTACCAATATTTTATAATGCATCGCAATTTTTTGTGTATATTTCTTTGTATGAAGGATTTGGATTACCACTTCTAGAAGCAATGAGTTGTAGAAAAGCAATACTTAGCTCTAATGTAACTTCTATACCAGAAGTAGTTTGCAATACTTCATATCAAGTTGATCCACATGATACTTTAAAAATTTCAGAATCCCTATGTAAATTATCAAACGATGATAATCTAAAAATTAAACTTGGGGAAAAGGCATATGCACGATCGAAAATTTTTTCATGGGAAAAATGTAGTTATTCAACTCTAAAAATTTATAAAAGTTTATATAAAATATAAATTAATTTATGTATAAAAAAGTGAAATGCTCTTAAACATTTTGCTTTTTTAATTTAAATATTTTTCATTACAGTGGATATAATATTCTTCAAACAAATTTCAAAGGAGCTTAAGTAATGAAATTATTAAACAAAATTTTTATAATGTTATCTATACTATTTATTCTAAGTCCAATTCCATCAAAAGCTTTAGAAGATTCCCCAAAAAAATATGTGTACTTAACATTTGATGATGGTCCAACAAAAGGAAATACTCCTAGATTACTCGATGAACTTGAACGTTTAAATCTACCTGCTACATTTTTCGTCGTTGGAAGTTTGGTTAAAGAAAATCCAGAAGCAATGAAAAAAATGGTCGATAATAACCATTCGATAGGACTTCACACAATGTCACATAATAGAAACAAATGTTATGGATCACATGAAAGTTTCATTAAAGAGAACTCAGAATTGAGAGATTTGCTTAGAGAAAGATACAATATTGAATGCAATATTATAAGATTCCCATTTGGATCACAGAATTCATATCTAAGAATGGATAAAGTATTTGTAGACAAATTACATAATAATAATTTTAAAATATTTGATTGGCACATAGATACGACTGATGCATTAAATCCTAATAAAGGACCTCAAGAACTCTTAAACATATGTAAAAGACAATACGAAAAATTTTACAAAGATAATTCGAACATAATTATCCTAATGCACACAAACTCAAATAATGATAACACAATAAAATCTCTTGAAGGTATCAAAAATTATTTTTTAGAGCTTGGCTATGAATTTAAATCTTTAGATGATAATTCAAAAGAACTATATCATATAAGATAAAAAATCAAAACGTAGAATAGTTGATAAAAATATCGACTATACTACGTTTTTTATTATTTAAATTATTAAATATTGAAACATGTTAAACAGATAACCAACAGTAATAATTCCTATAATACAAATTATAACAAATACTCCTAACAACTTTGGTTTTATAATTTTTTTCAACATTATAAGTGAAGGTAAACTCAAAGTAGTTACAGCCATCATAAAACTAATAACCGTACCAAGCTGTGCTCCTTTTGCAATCAAAGCTTCTGCAAGTGGTATCATGCCAAAAATATCTGCATACATAGGAACACCCACTAAAGTTGCAAGAAATACCCCAAATGGATTATTATTCCCAAGAATCATCTGAATCCAAGTTTCTGGAATCCAATTGTGTATAATTGCTCCAATAGCAACGCCTATCAAAATATATACAAAAACCTTTTTAAGACTTTCAGCAACTTGCCTCTTAGCAAAAATCAAACGATCTTTTAAGGTAAAAACATATGATCCAATATCTAAACTCTTTGAGTTATGAATAAATTCTTCTATATAATTTTCCATATGCATTTTATCAATGATTGTACCTCCAACTACAGCTATGATAAGTCCAACTACTACATATAAAATAGCAATTTTAACTCCAAAAATACTTGTTAATAAAACTAAACTTGCCAAATCAACCATTGGGAGATGAAATAAGAAATGAAAAAGTTACACCAATTGGTAATCTAGAACTAGTAAACCCAATAAATAATGGATAGATAAACATGAACAAAATGGAGTTACAATTAATCTATAAATAAATAAAAAAACAACCACACAAAACCAAAGTATGATTGTTTTTATTTATTAAAATTTATGTATTAAACAAACTAACTAAATTTCTATATTCATTCTCTTGTTTCATTCGATAAACCACTTCATCTATTGAACTTTCAGTACTCTTTCCCTCTTTTTGAAGTTTGTCCATCACAGATACCCAATACTTTTTACCCTCTTCATCTGAATCTCTCAAAAGAACCATTTCATAAATACTCGATACAATATCATTATTTGATCCTTTTAGAGTTAAAAGTTTAATATTTTGAAAAGATTCTAAGTCTAAAGAAATTTCATTCAAAACATCAATTCTATCTTTCAAATCACATTTAGAAAGATCTATTTGAGCTATTGACCAAATTAAATTTACACTTTCTCTAATTTTATCTTCATTAAAATCATTATGTTCTTTTCTTACATATTTCTCAATCTTATCATAAATTATCTTATCTTCATCACTTAATCGTGATCGCTCAACTAGTAATACACTTAAAGATAATTTAAATAATTCTGCATCCGCTCCAACTAATTTTGGATTTGCTGTAGTCAAAATACTTACTATTTCGTCTGGTGTTAAATCTAAATACTTCAGACCCTCAATTAAACTTTCTCCATCTTCATGTGAACTTGTAATAAAAGCCCAATATATATTTATCCTAATTCTTAATTCTTCATCAGAATAATTTTTATTTTTTGAGTTATATATCTCAGATATTTTTTTCAAACTTTCATTATAAATATTTCTAGACTCACTATCCATAGAATCTAAATCTATTTTATCTATATCATCTAAAAAATCTTTAAAACTTTTAACTGATATAAAAATTTTTGGTTCTATATTCTTATTAGCTTGTACAATAACGCCACTAGTATTAACTAAAGATGATAGAGATAATAAAACAGCAATAATAAAATTCAAAACTTTATTCTTCATATTTCCTCCTAAACATTATATATAACAGAAAGTATATCATATTAAATCAAAAAATTCTTTAAATAAGATCTTAAAAACTAGATTATACACCTTCAATAGCTTGTTACCAACGGAACTCACAATAAAACAACCTAGTGAACTTAAGCTCACCAGGTTGTTTTAGAATCGATCTGTTTAAATTAAATGTGGAGGCACCAGCGGGATTCGAACTCGCGAATAAAGGTTTTGCAGACCTCTGCCTTACCACTTGGCTATGGTGCCATATATTTATATCATATTACAAAATCTAAAAATGGTGACAAGCACCATTTAATTTTTTTTGGTGGCTAGAGCAGGAATCGAACCAGCGACACGAGGATTTTCAGTCCTCTGCTCTACCAACTGAGCTATCCAGCCACAGCATAACTACAGTAATTTGGCGACCCAGAAGGGGCTCGAACCCTCGACCTCCGGCGTGACAGGCCGGCACTCTAACCAG from Candidatus Arthromitus sp. SFB-mouse-Japan harbors:
- a CDS encoding transglycosylase domain-containing protein, which gives rise to MSNNNSSNSSNLNNEDKNSETIQNNINNKSSKKTKKIITTFLIFLLAIFLIGAITVFGFTFAIIKTSPPLTIEAVTDLDQASQLFDADGEFMDEVLKAEKRYVISLDEMPLQLRNAFIAIEDERFYQHSGIDIQRIISAVITDIKKILNKQSGLHGASTLTQQVIKNNILTNEVSVVRKIREIYLALELEKQMSKDQILEIYLNTIFVGGNAYGVEAGALQYFSKNAKDLTLAQSAFLAGSTQHPTKYYSSAVNSEDSQFYKNRAITVLNKMLELGYIGQEDYNKAVEEINTDKIGFDIKKVNDSYNYEWFARPVVEELTKDLKEVYGYTDEEVKLHLRNDGLKIYTTMDKSLQDHAQYVLDNATSYINLAEWTDENGIIQPQMSAVVIDFKTGHTKAIIGGRGDQDANSYNRAASDKFLRSIGSTTKPLTAYTPLIDLKLGHAGTGVEDSPLSKELSSKYGGWNPTNEVKNNFIGYTNVRYSLERSINLSAIKIVDKVGTKNALEYGQKFGLHYNENSKDSIATLALGQFNNDPNNLDGGNPLILASAFSVFANGGILTEPITYTHVVDKNGKVILENKPEKTQVVSPETAYIMYDLLKGPVERYSSRPAKFGDIPVVGKTGTTENIKDLWFAGTTPYMAAAIWIGADKPTELTDKYGKKPFSGSTASALFGKIMEKAHESLPPVEIPRPENIVSANICSVSGLLTTQYCASDPRGSKVYTELFIKGTVPTHTCDVHVPVTINSLTGAIATANTPEYLKETRVFLNRKYTPSVYLSDQKYVAPKVYDNGSYELPDNDDNLNQDGVDPDEEWFEDENNTPTTPDDSNTSNPDNSDASDNNTIPPIDNKPPINDTETDIDDPPLIEDIPILPDFENSNNGSSTITPSPPGDGNGSGSNNSTEVPPNNDNNNENTDNTNNGNGNTNNNETTIQPPSTPDNNDTSNGTEIDNVENESLDSADFDFG
- a CDS encoding Rdx family protein produces the protein MNKILDEYKTNISNFELLPSVNGVFDVFIDGALVFSRKAINRMPNENEIEDLIASKM
- a CDS encoding metallophosphoesterase family protein, which produces MVKNIGVISDTHGLIRSEVYEFFRDCDLIIHAGDIVKESTIYELETICKVEAVSGNNDFNLDHNKYPDNKKLNINDSLNVYVIHDLSYMNEEYINYDIVIHGHTHNPSEKYINNTLILNPGSFGPKRFSLPISLAVINIENKIQVKFFQI
- a CDS encoding bifunctional 5,10-methylenetetrahydrofolate dehydrogenase/5,10-methenyltetrahydrofolate cyclohydrolase codes for the protein MKDYSYKILNCKEYRDLKEVGIAKFILENSLKLRLVIIQVGDDFASNSYINNKLKACERCRIESELIKLDEKVSQDELLKIIHRLNESDNVTGIIVQSPLPSHIDSQVINDSILYMKDVDGFSIVNKGKLYNNQDCLVPCTAQGVIEILKHNNIEISGKNVAVINRSDLVGKPLMHLFLQNNATVTVCHSYTDNLKEICLRSDIVVIGIGQPNFLKSDFIKDDAVILDVGINFVDDKLCGDVDFFDCIEKCSKITTVPGGVGLLTVTNLLSNVVKAYSIQTQ
- a CDS encoding glycosyltransferase family 2 protein, which produces MKNILVSIIMPVYNNEKYLSGAIESVLNQTHKNIELLILDDGSTDSSLSIIENYAMHNKNIRLVSRDNKGVANSIDELLKYVKGDYIARMDGDDYSFPDRIEKQLKYLKENSDVGLVGSFVEVELTDYKNKDDVKLCEDIFNFKIDDKNSSIKFLNGHRMCHGTFMCRAKIFEEVKYNINLNSSEDLDFIFNLISKNFKVGIIEKRFYLNRVDSEFVHKQKYLNEKYNEEILKSKLKFLQSYIKNREVCIVGKSKYSNTLYKILKNNNIKIGDSIIYEYTNDKFADLGKSYIFIVDKCNYEHIRDSLITQGKNDLYDFIFI
- a CDS encoding glycosyltransferase family 4 protein, with protein sequence MNFSIDIRGSHLYHGTGIGTYTKNLITHLLKIDKENFYNLMYCGNNSTQFKQLNSQIHFISRKHSSYFEKTYIPNLLYKNNLSLFHMPQNGIGYKDLILSKNFKSIVTIHDLIPYVLPQTVGKSYLKNFLKQMPYIIDEASAIITVSEYSKQEIIRFFSVDPNKIFVTPLATNKNFRPLDISYCKNFLKNKFGIDYDFILYIGGFSKRKNIYNLISAFKKAYKNFNKPLKLVLLGKIREEFRNLTKIIRKENLENDIIFTGFVDENDLPIFYNASQFFVYISLYEGFGLPLLEAMSCRKAILSSNVTSIPEVVCNTSYQVDPHDTLKISESLCKLSNDDNLKIKLGEKAYARSKIFSWEKCSYSTLKIYKSLYKI
- a CDS encoding polysaccharide deacetylase family protein, translated to MKLLNKIFIMLSILFILSPIPSKALEDSPKKYVYLTFDDGPTKGNTPRLLDELERLNLPATFFVVGSLVKENPEAMKKMVDNNHSIGLHTMSHNRNKCYGSHESFIKENSELRDLLRERYNIECNIIRFPFGSQNSYLRMDKVFVDKLHNNNFKIFDWHIDTTDALNPNKGPQELLNICKRQYEKFYKDNSNIIILMHTNSNNDNTIKSLEGIKNYFLELGYEFKSLDDNSKELYHIR